One window of Medicago truncatula cultivar Jemalong A17 chromosome 2, MtrunA17r5.0-ANR, whole genome shotgun sequence genomic DNA carries:
- the LOC11415940 gene encoding SNW/SKI-interacting protein — MAALKELLPEPKSSTTTYYDHSNDPWFKQRFTATEEEKSAAIAPKIVPPYLKRSGFVPRKVEDFGEGGAFPEIHVAQYPLDMGRNKNSKPGSKILPVTVDAHGNVAYDAIVKQNENAKKIVYTQHKDLIPKILKNDGDDEMEDGEDEDAQREIDETMEETKAALEKIVNVRLSAAQPKNVPKHNSDSKYIKYKPSQQNAAFNSGARERVIRMVEMPVDPLEPPKFKHKRVPKASGSPPVPVMHSPPRPVTVKDQQDWKIPPCISNWKNPKGYTIPLDKRLAADGRGLQEVQINDNFAKLSEALYVAEQKAREAVAMRSKVQKEMLLKEKERKEQELRALAQKARSERIGVAPPAAAVPVVSEKSGVDDGDMRVDYDHRGDRGDRDREREREKNYPKESREEKEERLGREKIRMERRKEREKERRIEAKDAAMGKKSKITRDRDRDISEKVALGMASTKQGTEVMYDERLFNQDKGMSSGFATDDQYNVYDKGLFNAQPTLSTLYRPKKDVDNEAYGGADEQLEKIMKTDRFKPDKSFTGTSERAPPRDRPVEFESEEADPFGLDQFLTEVKKGKKAMENVGGGGTMRASAGSSMRDSSDGGSGRTRIGFERGR; from the coding sequence ATGGCGGCTCTGAAGGAACTCCTTCCAGAACCAAAATCATCCACAACAACATACTATGATCATAGCAACGATCCATGGTTTAAGCAAAGATTCACTGCAACGGAAGAGGAGAAATCCGCTGCAATCGCACCCAAAATTGTACCACCGTATCTGAAACGATCTGGTTTTGTTCCACGAAAGGTTGAGGATTTTGGAGAAGGTGGAGCTTTCCCGGAGATCCATGTGGCACAGTATCCGCTTGATATGGGAAGGAATAAGAATTCGAAGCCGGGTTCGAAGATTCTTCCGGTTACGGTTGATGCTCATGGTAATGTTGCTTATGATGCTATTGTGAAGCAGAATGAGAATGCTAAGAAGATTGTTTATACCCAGCATAAGGATTTGATAccgaagattttgaagaatgatGGAGATGATGAAATGGAGGATGGTGAGGACGAGGATGCTCAGCGTGAGATTGATGAGACTATGGAGGAAACAAAGGCGGCGCTTGAGAAGATTGTGAACGTGAGGCTTAGTGCTGCGCAGCCGAAGAATGTTCCGAAGCATAATTCGGATTCTAAGTATATAAAGTATAAGCCTTCGCAGCAGAATGCGGCTTTTAATTCTGGTGCGAGGGAGAGGGTTATTAGGATGGTTGAGATGCCTGTGGATCCACTTGAGCCTCCAAAATTTAAGCATAAGAGGGTTCCTAAGGCTTCGGGTTCACCTCCTGTGCCTGTGATGCATTCACCTCCGAGGCCTGTTACTGTGAAAGATCAGCAGGATTGGAAGATACCACCTTGTATTTCGAATTGGAAGAATCCTAAGGGTTATACTATTCCTCTTGATAAGCGGTTGGCTGCTGATGGGAGAGGGCTTCAAGAGGTTCAGATTAATGATAATTTTGCTAAGCTTTCTGAGGCTTTGTATGTCGCAGAGCAGAAGGCTAGAGAAGCTGTAGCTATGAGGTCTAAGGTGCAGAAGGAGATGCttttgaaggagaaagaaaggaaGGAACAGGAGTTGAGGGCTTTGGCTCAGAAAGCACGCTCAGAGAGAATTGGTGTGGCTCCTCCGGCTGCTGCTGTTCCCGTTGTTTCGGAAAAGAGTGGTGTGGATGATGGTGATATGAGAGTTGATTATGACCACAGGGGGGATAGAGGGGATAGAGACAGGGAAAGGGAAAGGGAAAAGAACTATCCCAAGGAGAGTCGGGAAGAAAAAGAGGAGCGGCTGGGACGTGAGAAGATTCGTATGGAAAGGAGAAAGGAGAGGGAGAAGGAGAGAAGGATAGAAGCTAAGGATGCTGCCATGGGAAAGAAGAGCAAGATTACTAGAGATAGGGATCGTGATATAAGTGAGAAAGTTGCTCTTGGTATGGCTTCCACCAAGCAAGGGACAGAGGTCATGTATGATGAGAGGCTATTCAACCAGGATAAAGGAATGTCTTCTGGATTTGCCACTGATGATCAGTATAATGTGTATGATAAAGGCTTGTTCAATGCACAGCCAACACTTTCCACCCTGTACAGGCCGAAGAAGGATGTTGATAATGAAGCTTATGGAGGTGCAGACGAGCAGCTGGAGAAGATTATGAAGACTGATCGCTTTAAGCCTGACAAATCATTTACAGGGACTTCTGAAAGGGCACCTCCTAGGGATAGGCCGGTTGAGTTTGAGAGCGAAGAAGCTGATCCATTTGGTCTTGATCAGTTCTTGACAGAGGTCAAGAAGGGTAAGAAGGCCATGGAAAATGTAGGTGGGGGAGGAACTATGAGAGCTAGTGCCGGATCTTCAATGCGAGATAGTTCTGATGGAGGTTCTGGCAGGACTCGCATTGGATTTGAAAGAGGGCGTTAA
- the LOC11422023 gene encoding uncharacterized protein: MRFLSQDWMLSWAILVLVLVSCTPCLSATNRNTKNNVKSAVFMSPKIELSPGSISNKFYYDVEFPRGHIALKSFNAELVDESGNSVPLQETYLHHWIVLKYQQPKNVTNNNQTDIIMVRNNGLCQDDILGQYYGLGAETRGTDTYIPDPYGVEIGNPSQIPKGYDEKWMINVHAIDTRGVEDIMGCIECKCDLYNVTINALTGKPLSPNYKGGLGCCPDNGQCRLRKGFLGTKHVLYLKYTIMWVDWDDFVVPVKIYLLDVTDDLKISYNPNGMSIKHNCKVEYQVKPCTKSHVNGSGCVNIKRTSVPIKTGGYIIYSAGHQHVGAIRSTLYGQDGRVICNSVPKYGTGMEAGNEKGYVVGMSTCYPKPGSIKLFDGEILTLAIVYNNSIMHTGVMGHMYFLVAEKLPHHHM, encoded by the exons ATGAGGTTTTTATCTCAAGATTGGATGCTTTCATGGGCAATCTTAGTACTAGTGTTGGTGTCATGCACACCATGCTTATCAGCTACTAATAGAAATACCAAAAACAATGTTAAATCAGCTGTTTTTATGTCACCTAAGATTGAATTAAGTCCaggatcaatttcaaacaaattctattatgatgttgaatttccAAGGGGTCATATTGCACTCAAAAGTTTTAATGCTGAACTAGTAGATGAATCAGGGAATTCTGTACCTCTCCAAGAAACTTATCTTCACCATTGGATTGTTCTAAAATACCAACAACCTAAAAATGTGACAAACAATAACCAAACAGATATTATTATGGTGAGAAATAATGGATTATGCCAAGATGATATTCTTGGACAATACTATGGCCTAGGGGCTGAAACTAGAGGCACAGATACATATATTCCTGACCCTTATGGAGTAGAAATTGGTAATCCTTCACAAATTCCTAAAGGGTATGATGAAAAATGGATGATCAATGTCCATGCAATTGATACAAGGGGTGTGGAAGATATAATGGGGTGTATTGAGTGTAAATGTGACCTATATAATGTTACAATAAATGCATTAACTGGAAAACCTTTAAGTCCAAATTACAAAGGAGGTTTAGGATGTTGTCCTGATAATGGTCAATGTAGATTGAGGAAAGGCTTTTTGGGCACTAAACATGTCCTTTACCTAAAGTATACAATTATGTGGGTTGATTGGGATGATTTTGTGGTGCCAGTTAAGATTTACTTACTTGATGTGACTGatgatttaaaaatatcatataaccCTAATGGAATGAGCATCAAACATAATTGCAAG GTTGAATATCAAGTTAAACCTTGCACCAAAAGCCATGTGAATGGTAGTGGTTGTGTTAATATCAAGAGAACAAGTGTCCCAATAAAAACTGGTGGTTATATAATCTACAGTGCTGGTCATCAACATGTAGGTGCGATTAGATCAACTCTATATGGACAG GATGGGAGGGTTATATGCAACTCAGTCCCAAAATATGGAACTGGAATGGAAGCAGGAAATGAGAAAGGGTATGTTGTAGGAATGTCAACTTGTTACCCTAAACCAGGTTCTATCAAGTTATTTGATGGTGAAATTTTAACACTAGCAATTGTCTACAATAATAGCATAATGCACACCGGAGTAATGGGACATATGTATTTCTTGGTGGCAGAAAAACTACCACACCATCATATGTGA